The following proteins are co-located in the Patescibacteria group bacterium genome:
- a CDS encoding co-chaperone GroES: protein MKLRPLGNHVIVEPALKETKTASGIIIPDTAEKEQSDRGTVIAIGPGKLTDHGARQAIDLVVGAQVLFKKWGKEEVEIEENGMKKKLLVVSADDLIAVIE, encoded by the coding sequence ATGAAATTGCGACCTCTCGGGAATCACGTGATTGTTGAGCCAGCTCTTAAGGAAACTAAGACCGCTTCCGGCATCATCATTCCGGACACGGCTGAGAAGGAGCAGTCCGATCGCGGCACGGTGATCGCTATTGGTCCCGGCAAGCTGACAGATCACGGTGCTCGCCAAGCAATCGACCTCGTCGTCGGTGCCCAGGTGCTTTTTAAGAAGTGGGGAAAGGAAGAAGTAGAAATTGAAGAGAACGGGATGAAGAAGAAGCTGCTCGTTGTATCTGCTGATGATTTGATTGCGGTGATCGAATAA
- a CDS encoding NAD-dependent epimerase/dehydratase family protein, producing the protein MRTIVTGGSGFIGSHLVDALIEGGHEVTVIDWAEPGDRKNSRAQYVLKDIRDKDLESIVKNISPEVVFHLAAHIDDRASVNDPVMNADHNVLGSINVFESAKRAGAKKIIFASSCAVYGVQEKVPITEKNTPRPRTPYGISKLTGEKYLDSYTTEHQMVTVALRFANVYGPRQDGSKESGAIAIFTAKLLAHEAPFVNGDGTTTRDYVFVGDVVSALVKAGEGNVSGVFNVGTGKETSTSDLFNLVKDLAKSDVQAVRRPEVRDAVARMSLKNSLLKKTFAWKPKTGLKKGIKQTLLWYSRKNRTASIS; encoded by the coding sequence ATGCGCACAATCGTAACTGGTGGCTCGGGATTTATTGGTTCACATCTCGTTGATGCGCTTATTGAGGGTGGTCATGAGGTAACGGTGATTGATTGGGCCGAGCCGGGGGACAGAAAGAACAGCCGGGCACAATATGTACTCAAGGATATTCGGGACAAGGATCTTGAGAGCATAGTGAAGAACATTTCGCCGGAAGTTGTTTTTCACTTAGCGGCGCATATTGATGACCGAGCCAGCGTGAATGATCCCGTCATGAACGCGGATCATAATGTTTTAGGTTCAATTAACGTTTTTGAGAGTGCCAAACGTGCCGGGGCGAAGAAGATTATTTTTGCCTCTAGCTGTGCTGTTTACGGCGTACAGGAGAAGGTGCCAATTACCGAAAAAAATACGCCACGGCCTCGCACCCCATACGGTATTTCTAAATTAACCGGCGAAAAATATTTAGACTCATACACCACTGAACACCAAATGGTGACGGTGGCTTTGCGGTTCGCTAACGTCTACGGCCCGCGCCAAGATGGCAGCAAAGAATCTGGAGCGATAGCTATCTTCACTGCTAAACTTTTAGCTCATGAAGCGCCCTTTGTTAATGGTGACGGTACCACTACGCGTGACTATGTCTTTGTGGGTGATGTGGTCTCGGCTTTAGTTAAAGCCGGCGAGGGCAACGTGTCCGGCGTGTTCAACGTGGGCACAGGCAAAGAAACTTCCACGAGCGATCTGTTTAATCTGGTTAAGGACTTAGCCAAGTCTGATGTTCAGGCTGTACGGAGACCAGAAGTTAGGGACGCGGTAGCACGTATGTCACTTAAAAATAGCTTGCTCAAGAAAACTTTCGCTTGGAAGCCAAAGACCGGACTTAAGAAAGGCATTAAACAGACTCTTTTGTGGTACTCGCGAAAAAATCGTACGGCCAGCATTTCTTAA
- the nusA gene encoding transcription termination factor NusA — protein MSSPIEQAIRQICEEKGLSYESVIETIESALAAAYRKDFGDKYHNLEAEFDPETGGVRVFDVKTVVEDISEEELEEVRKKEAEESAAREARRALGEYTPAIEEVSTEEKPKYNPKTDVMLSESKILKSGSKVGDILRTELPIPGEFGRMAAMTAKQVITQKLREAEREIIFNEFKGVEGTVIVGTVQRREGRIILVDIGRTAGILKPEDQMMTDRYRTGDRVKVYVREVSLGPRGPQILLSRTHEALVKYLFEVEIPEIAEGSVIIKAIAREAGARTKIAVTSSDAQIDPIGACIGQRGTRIQTIIAELAGEKIDIIEWSENIAKFIEQSLAPAKIQGVQVNDDEKLATVMVVPEQLSLAIGRGGQNVRLAARLTGWKVNIQEVTPEGAPVAPVIPEGEVPVEGAPEGVETPNVE, from the coding sequence ATGTCCAGCCCAATAGAACAAGCCATTAGACAGATTTGTGAGGAGAAAGGACTTTCTTATGAATCGGTTATTGAAACGATCGAGTCTGCACTCGCCGCGGCGTACCGCAAGGATTTCGGCGATAAGTATCACAACCTGGAAGCGGAGTTTGACCCGGAGACGGGCGGAGTTCGTGTTTTTGACGTGAAGACGGTGGTTGAGGATATTTCGGAAGAAGAACTTGAGGAGGTTCGCAAGAAAGAAGCTGAGGAGTCGGCTGCCCGTGAAGCTCGCCGCGCTTTGGGCGAATATACCCCAGCGATCGAAGAGGTCTCGACCGAAGAGAAACCAAAGTACAACCCGAAGACGGACGTCATGCTTTCTGAGTCCAAGATTTTGAAGAGCGGTTCTAAAGTAGGGGACATATTGCGAACCGAGCTGCCAATTCCTGGCGAATTCGGCCGTATGGCTGCCATGACTGCCAAACAGGTCATCACGCAGAAGTTGCGCGAGGCAGAACGCGAAATTATTTTCAACGAGTTTAAGGGTGTTGAGGGGACCGTTATCGTTGGCACTGTGCAGCGTCGCGAGGGCCGCATTATCCTGGTCGACATTGGCCGCACCGCGGGCATCTTGAAGCCAGAAGACCAGATGATGACGGATCGCTATCGCACCGGCGACCGCGTGAAGGTCTACGTTCGCGAAGTCTCCCTTGGACCCCGTGGCCCACAAATTCTCCTTTCCCGTACGCACGAGGCTCTCGTAAAATACTTGTTCGAGGTTGAAATCCCAGAAATCGCCGAAGGTTCGGTCATCATTAAGGCCATTGCTCGTGAGGCTGGCGCTCGCACCAAGATTGCGGTGACTTCTAGCGATGCGCAGATTGATCCGATTGGCGCGTGTATTGGTCAGCGCGGAACCCGCATTCAGACGATTATTGCGGAACTCGCCGGAGAGAAGATTGACATCATTGAGTGGAGCGAGAATATTGCTAAGTTCATTGAGCAGTCACTCGCCCCGGCCAAGATTCAGGGCGTCCAGGTGAATGATGACGAGAAGCTCGCTACCGTTATGGTGGTTCCTGAACAGCTCTCGCTCGCTATTGGCCGCGGTGGACAGAACGTTCGCCTTGCAGCCCGTTTGACCGGCTGGAAAGTGAACATCCAGGAAGTCACGCCAGAAGGCGCACCCGTTGCACCCGTCATCCCCGAGGGCGAGGTGCCAGTTGAGGGAGCCCCGGAAGGAGTAGAGACCCCCAACGTTGAATAA
- the prfB gene encoding peptide chain release factor 2 — protein MSHLDNRISALEERLQQAWDALRLEETRARSAEIEGIMGEASFWNDQKQARTISQEGSELKKELELWDGFKKDLTELDELVKLNEAEGDESMKKSADETLEKLEKQFSEMEFQMLLSGEFDTRNAILSFHAGAGGTDANDWVAMLLRMYSKFAEAHGWTVEVLDESRGEEAGFKSITIAIHGRFAYGWLRSEHGVHRLVRISPFDAEKMRHTTFALVEVLPEFGEVDEKAIELDPEDLRIDTFMAGGKGGQSVNTTYSAVRITHIPTNTVVTCQNERSQLQNRDTAMKVLKSRLYKLMVEARATKLSDVKGEHKTAAWGNQIRSYVLHPYKMVKDHRTDIETVEAESVLNGELKMFMEAYLRKSVEGRK, from the coding sequence ATGTCCCACTTGGATAACCGCATTTCTGCGCTCGAAGAACGGCTGCAACAGGCCTGGGATGCTTTGCGACTCGAAGAAACGAGAGCGCGGTCGGCAGAGATTGAGGGAATTATGGGCGAGGCGAGTTTTTGGAATGACCAGAAACAGGCTCGCACTATTTCGCAGGAGGGGAGCGAACTGAAGAAGGAGCTGGAACTGTGGGACGGTTTTAAGAAAGACTTGACCGAGCTCGACGAACTCGTGAAATTGAATGAAGCAGAAGGGGACGAGTCAATGAAGAAGTCCGCGGATGAGACACTCGAAAAACTTGAAAAGCAATTCTCGGAGATGGAGTTTCAGATGTTGCTGTCGGGGGAGTTCGATACCCGTAATGCCATCTTGTCGTTCCATGCTGGCGCAGGAGGAACGGATGCGAACGATTGGGTCGCCATGCTTTTGCGCATGTATTCCAAGTTTGCTGAGGCACACGGCTGGACGGTGGAGGTTCTCGATGAATCACGTGGTGAAGAAGCGGGATTCAAGAGCATTACGATCGCTATTCATGGCAGATTTGCTTACGGCTGGCTCCGCAGCGAACATGGCGTGCACCGCTTAGTGCGCATTTCTCCTTTTGATGCTGAAAAAATGAGGCATACTACCTTTGCTTTGGTCGAAGTACTTCCCGAGTTCGGTGAAGTCGACGAAAAGGCTATTGAGCTTGATCCCGAGGATTTGCGAATCGATACGTTCATGGCCGGCGGAAAGGGTGGACAGAGTGTGAACACTACCTACTCGGCCGTGCGTATCACGCACATTCCGACGAACACCGTCGTTACCTGTCAGAACGAACGTTCACAGCTGCAGAACCGAGATACAGCCATGAAAGTGCTCAAGTCTCGCCTGTATAAGCTCATGGTGGAGGCTAGAGCAACAAAACTCTCGGACGTGAAGGGCGAGCACAAGACGGCTGCCTGGGGAAACCAGATTCGCTCCTACGTTCTGCATCCGTATAAAATGGTGAAGGATCATCGGACGGATATTGAAACGGTGGAGGCTGAGAGTGTCTTGAACGGCGAACTGAAGATGTTTATGGAGGCGTATCTGAGAAAATCAGTAGAAGGTAGAAAGTAG
- a CDS encoding HIT family protein, whose amino-acid sequence MDCVLCDVLHSHKDSQVLYEDEHVFIAMNIEPVKDGHIMILPVRHARTMSDLNQVEAAAFLSACDKAMTIVEKLYGDEGPMCMINGWKYRSQEHFHAHVLPSKNSLRDLYVAAEGTPLRTRLDREVLKQKSDQLRSHFTSDLPS is encoded by the coding sequence ATGGACTGCGTACTCTGCGATGTCTTGCATTCACATAAGGATTCCCAAGTCCTTTATGAGGATGAACATGTTTTTATTGCGATGAACATTGAGCCGGTGAAAGACGGCCATATTATGATTTTACCGGTGCGCCACGCAAGAACTATGTCGGACCTGAATCAGGTCGAGGCAGCTGCGTTTCTTTCTGCATGCGACAAAGCCATGACGATCGTCGAGAAGTTATATGGCGACGAGGGGCCAATGTGCATGATCAACGGCTGGAAGTACCGGAGTCAGGAACATTTTCACGCGCACGTCCTGCCGAGCAAAAACAGCTTGCGAGATTTGTACGTGGCCGCCGAAGGCACCCCGCTTCGTACCAGACTTGATCGTGAGGTGTTGAAACAAAAATCCGATCAACTCCGGTCGCACTTCACTAGCGATTTGCCCTCCTAG
- the groL gene encoding chaperonin GroEL (60 kDa chaperone family; promotes refolding of misfolded polypeptides especially under stressful conditions; forms two stacked rings of heptamers to form a barrel-shaped 14mer; ends can be capped by GroES; misfolded proteins enter the barrel where they are refolded when GroES binds), translated as MPKNITFKEDARSKIKAGVDKLANAVKVTLGPTGRNVIIDRGFGAPMVTKDGVTVAKEIELADKLENLGATLVKEVASKTNDVAGDGTTTATVLAQAIVEDGLRVVTAGANPQALRRGIEKGVLAIVAKIKEISVPVAGDAIKQVASISANDAELGVMIAEAMAKVGQDGVITVEEGTSFGIEVDVVEGMQFDKGYVTPYMVTNAERMEAEYGDVPVLVTDQKISSIQDLVPLLESIAKTGKKDLVIIAEDVEGDALSTIIVNKLRGAFNILAVKAPAYGDRRKAMLEDIAAVTGATCISPDKGMKLEGAGLEILGRARRVVSTKDTTTIVEGAGNKQVIADRVSAIKMQIEQATSDFEKEKMRERMAKLSGGVAVIRVGAASEVEMKEKKHRIEDAVAATKAAIEEGIVAGGGVALIRAKEALKGLNLVGDEKLGADILDKALEAPIRQIAENAGKEGGIVVEHVKNASGNMGWNAVTGEMCDMVAMGIVDPAKVTRSALQNAASVAVMIITTEAAITEIPKDERSAPGGAPGGMGDMY; from the coding sequence ATGCCAAAGAACATTACTTTCAAAGAAGACGCTCGTTCAAAGATTAAAGCCGGTGTCGATAAACTCGCAAACGCAGTGAAGGTCACCCTCGGTCCCACAGGTCGCAACGTCATTATCGACCGCGGCTTTGGCGCGCCAATGGTGACGAAGGATGGTGTAACTGTTGCCAAGGAGATTGAACTCGCAGATAAGCTCGAGAACCTTGGCGCAACACTCGTAAAAGAGGTTGCTTCAAAGACGAACGACGTAGCCGGTGATGGTACGACGACTGCTACCGTGCTCGCACAGGCAATCGTGGAAGACGGTTTGCGCGTCGTCACTGCCGGTGCGAACCCCCAGGCTTTGCGTCGAGGAATCGAGAAGGGTGTTTTGGCGATTGTTGCGAAGATTAAGGAGATTTCTGTGCCTGTTGCTGGCGATGCCATTAAGCAGGTGGCTAGCATTTCCGCGAATGACGCCGAGCTCGGTGTCATGATCGCTGAAGCGATGGCCAAGGTTGGCCAGGACGGCGTGATTACCGTTGAGGAAGGAACCTCTTTCGGTATCGAAGTCGACGTCGTGGAGGGTATGCAGTTCGATAAGGGCTACGTGACGCCTTACATGGTGACTAATGCTGAGCGCATGGAAGCTGAGTATGGCGATGTACCAGTGCTCGTGACTGACCAGAAAATTAGCTCTATCCAGGACCTCGTGCCACTCCTCGAAAGCATTGCCAAGACCGGCAAGAAAGACCTTGTCATCATTGCGGAAGATGTAGAGGGCGATGCTTTGTCCACTATCATCGTGAACAAGCTCCGCGGTGCGTTTAACATACTCGCCGTGAAAGCCCCGGCTTATGGCGATCGTCGCAAGGCCATGCTCGAAGATATCGCTGCAGTCACCGGAGCAACCTGCATTTCACCAGACAAGGGCATGAAACTTGAAGGCGCAGGACTTGAAATTCTCGGTCGGGCTCGCCGTGTGGTGTCGACCAAAGACACGACGACAATTGTTGAAGGTGCTGGCAACAAGCAGGTGATCGCTGACCGCGTGTCGGCTATTAAGATGCAGATCGAGCAAGCGACTTCAGATTTCGAAAAAGAAAAGATGCGCGAGCGCATGGCCAAGCTGTCCGGTGGTGTAGCAGTGATTCGAGTAGGTGCCGCTTCAGAAGTCGAAATGAAAGAAAAGAAACATCGCATCGAGGACGCAGTCGCGGCAACAAAGGCTGCTATCGAAGAGGGAATCGTCGCGGGAGGTGGAGTTGCCTTGATTCGCGCAAAAGAAGCGCTGAAGGGCTTGAACTTGGTTGGCGACGAAAAGCTCGGTGCCGATATTCTCGACAAAGCACTCGAAGCTCCCATCAGACAGATTGCTGAGAACGCCGGCAAAGAAGGCGGTATAGTGGTTGAACACGTAAAAAACGCCTCCGGCAACATGGGCTGGAACGCCGTTACGGGCGAGATGTGCGACATGGTCGCTATGGGTATTGTTGACCCAGCCAAGGTCACTCGCTCAGCCCTGCAGAACGCTGCATCAGTAGCCGTCATGATCATCACGACCGAGGCCGCTATCACAGAGATTCCAAAGGACGAGAGATCCGCACCAGGCGGAGCTCCGGGAGGCATGGGCGACATGTATTAG
- a CDS encoding O-antigen ligase family protein: protein MKITKAHYFTLLITVFAFLLPWQTRYIFGAAPIGNLVGEYGIMSVYATELLLVVGLAVGYTWLGFPKLRQENRPPAIRALILIGAALVSVLFSTRLSLSLAQFIHVGGALVFFLALLDPRVELKKVLLGLASGLVLPLILGAIQVLTGYSASSSIFGLATRNADHLGDSVISLADGSRMLRAYGSFSHPNVFGGYLAVGTVAAGTLWYHARSLRYRYAYAALAIILLLGLFLTASRSAALGLALGTGLSLLVVRMKSVAAARIAVIPIAVFVIGGALGLTIFAPGVAADTRGGGVNETRSIEERAAQYVEFGNVEKKSSPLQVLVGHGVGTYTFEVAKIFPGRDVFAYQPVHSMPLLVFFDVGIIGCILIIVWQTTIDKMNFARFPKRDAVSAFAMGNVVLVILFFDHYIWSSWSGLALIAFVMALTVRMGEPEHTDVS, encoded by the coding sequence ATGAAAATAACCAAAGCCCACTACTTCACTCTCCTGATAACGGTTTTTGCTTTCCTTTTGCCCTGGCAAACGCGTTATATCTTTGGTGCCGCACCGATCGGCAACCTGGTAGGCGAGTACGGCATCATGAGCGTGTACGCCACCGAGCTCTTGCTCGTCGTTGGCCTTGCGGTTGGTTACACCTGGCTCGGTTTTCCAAAATTACGCCAAGAAAATCGTCCGCCGGCTATCCGGGCCCTCATTTTGATCGGGGCTGCACTTGTGAGCGTATTATTTTCGACGCGTTTGTCTTTGTCGCTCGCGCAGTTTATTCATGTTGGCGGTGCGTTGGTGTTCTTCTTAGCGCTGCTTGATCCTAGGGTCGAGCTTAAGAAAGTACTTCTCGGTTTAGCTTCTGGCCTGGTCCTGCCACTAATCCTTGGGGCTATCCAGGTTCTTACGGGCTACTCGGCCTCAAGTTCTATTTTTGGACTTGCTACCCGTAACGCTGACCACCTGGGCGACTCGGTTATATCTCTCGCGGACGGGTCGAGAATGCTCCGGGCATACGGCAGTTTTTCCCACCCCAACGTCTTTGGCGGATACCTGGCGGTTGGGACTGTGGCCGCGGGGACACTTTGGTATCATGCCCGATCGCTCCGTTATCGGTACGCTTACGCGGCTCTGGCCATCATCCTGCTTCTCGGTCTTTTTCTGACAGCGTCGCGCTCCGCAGCGCTTGGCCTCGCTCTCGGGACGGGCTTGTCGCTCCTCGTCGTGCGGATGAAGAGTGTCGCGGCTGCCAGAATCGCCGTCATCCCTATCGCCGTGTTCGTTATCGGCGGAGCACTCGGGTTAACGATCTTTGCTCCAGGGGTTGCCGCTGATACGCGTGGCGGGGGAGTAAATGAGACGAGATCGATCGAGGAACGCGCGGCACAGTATGTTGAGTTCGGCAACGTCGAAAAGAAATCTTCACCACTTCAGGTGCTCGTTGGTCACGGGGTTGGAACCTACACATTTGAAGTGGCCAAAATCTTCCCTGGCCGTGACGTCTTTGCTTACCAGCCCGTTCACTCCATGCCTCTCCTCGTATTCTTCGACGTCGGCATAATCGGCTGTATCTTGATCATCGTTTGGCAGACGACTATCGATAAAATGAACTTCGCTCGCTTCCCAAAGCGTGACGCCGTCTCCGCTTTTGCCATGGGCAACGTGGTCCTCGTCATTCTCTTCTTCGATCACTACATCTGGTCCTCCTGGTCCGGCCTCGCGCTCATTGCGTTTGTCATGGCCTTAACAGTCAGAATGGGCGAGCCAGAGCATACGGACGTTAGTTAA
- a CDS encoding lysylphosphatidylglycerol synthase transmembrane domain-containing protein, which translates to MAVKRKIFKTVLFILGLLAGGGLFFFLLWRTGISNVIDSLLAFGILPLLLYFGISILNFSLYSLRWKIILDAMLPKGERVSYGKMFMNRMSGFAAGYLTPGAQVAGEPIRVAMLLADGVSGKVATGSVVLDLAFEVTTFVIYVALGLGFALTHGLANSSGVTGSIIFISALLIILIGFFVMTIRGGGFFHKLMRVSQLSRIKTINNLEHWLIETEALMSEFFVGRLKVVATVVGLSFIMAMFKAVEAIYIAHFLGVNVKLSDAFLMSTLPGVSLLLPVPAGLGVYEGSNEAMFSVLGLPINAVAYTVIIRMRDFVFIGIGVTYAIIHSERLVTRRYGK; encoded by the coding sequence ATGGCGGTTAAACGAAAAATCTTCAAAACAGTACTCTTCATCCTTGGGCTTTTGGCCGGTGGCGGGCTTTTCTTTTTTCTTTTGTGGCGCACTGGAATCTCTAACGTGATAGATAGCTTGCTGGCCTTCGGTATCCTGCCTCTCCTGCTTTATTTCGGTATTTCTATTTTGAATTTTAGTCTTTATTCATTGCGTTGGAAGATTATTTTAGACGCGATGTTGCCAAAAGGGGAGCGGGTTTCCTATGGCAAGATGTTTATGAATCGTATGAGCGGTTTTGCGGCTGGTTATCTGACGCCTGGCGCTCAGGTGGCTGGCGAACCTATCCGTGTAGCTATGCTGTTGGCCGACGGCGTGTCAGGAAAAGTGGCAACTGGTTCGGTTGTGCTCGATCTTGCTTTTGAAGTGACAACATTCGTGATTTACGTGGCCCTCGGTCTAGGTTTTGCGCTGACTCATGGCTTGGCGAATAGCAGCGGCGTGACTGGTTCGATTATTTTTATTTCTGCCCTGTTGATTATCTTAATTGGTTTTTTTGTAATGACTATTCGGGGCGGCGGTTTTTTTCACAAGCTCATGAGGGTCTCGCAACTTAGCCGTATTAAGACCATTAACAATCTAGAGCATTGGTTGATTGAGACGGAAGCGCTGATGAGCGAATTTTTCGTTGGGCGATTAAAAGTTGTAGCTACAGTCGTGGGTCTTTCTTTCATCATGGCCATGTTTAAGGCGGTTGAAGCGATTTACATTGCTCATTTCTTGGGCGTAAACGTTAAGTTGTCCGATGCGTTCCTGATGAGTACCCTGCCTGGTGTTTCGCTCCTCCTGCCAGTTCCCGCTGGACTCGGTGTTTATGAAGGAAGTAATGAGGCGATGTTCTCGGTCCTTGGTTTGCCTATAAACGCTGTCGCCTATACGGTTATAATCCGCATGCGAGATTTTGTGTTCATTGGTATAGGTGTGACCTACGCCATCATTCATAGTGAGAGGCTGGTGACGAGACGTTATGGGAAGTGA
- a CDS encoding YraN family protein, which translates to MTDIRRKKGDDGEVLAAEYLAKKGFEILDRQYLTRLGEIDLVARDGGEIVFVEVKARYGLDFGHPEESVTPSKLRKIANTAELYIREKGMIDAPFRIDVIAIRLDLFPPEIVHLENVY; encoded by the coding sequence GTGACCGATATCCGTCGTAAGAAGGGGGACGACGGTGAAGTCCTGGCGGCAGAATATTTAGCCAAGAAAGGTTTTGAAATCCTTGATAGACAATACTTAACTCGGTTAGGTGAAATCGATCTTGTCGCCCGTGATGGCGGTGAGATCGTTTTTGTTGAGGTGAAGGCGCGATATGGGTTAGACTTTGGTCACCCGGAGGAATCCGTCACGCCAAGCAAGCTCCGCAAGATTGCCAACACGGCTGAGCTCTATATTCGCGAAAAGGGCATGATTGACGCCCCGTTCCGTATTGACGTGATTGCGATCAGACTAGACCTGTTCCCACCCGAAATCGTCCATCTCGAAAACGTGTACTAG
- the rsmA gene encoding 16S rRNA (adenine(1518)-N(6)/adenine(1519)-N(6))-dimethyltransferase RsmA — protein MVLAKKSYGQHFLKDQSVIDKIIAAAEIAPGDLVVEVGPGTGALTKGLAPISSKLVLIEADAELIPSLTAQFPEATIIKADAAKYDFSTTLQLYNSKTWTFVSNLPYNSGNAILMNVLTSKNPPTRSVVMLQKEVGERMLWINPGVLSVAVQLYAQVERVCIVPPGAFSPPPKVESMVLKLVPHPSPLVPNPLRVIEVAKAGFANRRKQLHRNLSEASLFLSEAVKAKLVELGHSPLARAEELSLKDWIDLSFLSPS, from the coding sequence GTGGTACTCGCGAAAAAATCGTACGGCCAGCATTTCTTAAAAGATCAGTCGGTCATTGATAAGATCATTGCCGCGGCAGAAATTGCACCCGGCGATCTTGTAGTTGAAGTCGGGCCGGGAACTGGCGCGTTGACCAAGGGTCTAGCTCCTATTTCCTCAAAGCTTGTTTTGATCGAAGCTGACGCCGAGTTGATTCCTAGCCTAACAGCTCAGTTTCCAGAGGCAACTATCATCAAGGCTGACGCCGCGAAATACGATTTCTCAACAACTTTACAACTTTACAACTCCAAAACTTGGACATTCGTTTCAAATCTTCCCTACAACTCCGGCAACGCTATCCTGATGAACGTGCTCACGTCGAAGAATCCGCCGACACGCTCGGTTGTTATGCTCCAGAAAGAAGTAGGGGAGCGGATGCTTTGGATCAACCCGGGTGTACTCTCCGTCGCCGTTCAGCTTTACGCACAGGTGGAAAGGGTATGTATAGTTCCTCCGGGCGCCTTTTCTCCTCCGCCAAAGGTAGAATCCATGGTTTTGAAACTTGTGCCGCATCCTTCGCCCCTTGTTCCGAACCCCCTCCGAGTTATCGAGGTAGCTAAAGCCGGTTTTGCGAACCGCCGGAAGCAGTTGCATAGAAATTTGTCAGAAGCGTCTCTTTTTTTGAGCGAAGCCGTGAAGGCTAAACTCGTCGAACTCGGCCATTCGCCCCTTGCCCGCGCTGAAGAGTTGAGTTTGAAAGATTGGATTGATCTTAGCTTCTTGTCCCCATCCTGA
- a CDS encoding YidC/Oxa1 family membrane protein insertase — MIGEIFTAVLYQPLYNLLIFIYGVAPWGGLGLGIIIMTIVVRLATMPLTYKSMRAQKELQEIQPKIEAIKAKYKGKPNQEDMAKELMGVYKLHNVNPFASCLPTIIQLVVFISLFHVLSAGMKTVDVGILYPFVRDPGVISHMFLGMNLSVVSIPLGILSAAMQYLQARQMVGKRPPKAVLQGPEGSQAMDEDMTATMNRMTLIMLPIMMLIMGVTTLPGGTTLYIFVSALITYGIYEFFLKPPAPSGPVVEVLPAPPKT; from the coding sequence ATGATCGGCGAAATCTTCACGGCAGTTCTTTACCAGCCGCTCTATAACCTGCTCATCTTTATCTACGGCGTTGCGCCGTGGGGCGGGCTTGGACTCGGTATCATTATCATGACGATTGTTGTGCGCCTGGCGACCATGCCGCTCACGTATAAGTCGATGCGTGCCCAAAAGGAGCTGCAGGAGATTCAGCCGAAGATTGAAGCTATCAAAGCTAAATACAAGGGCAAGCCGAACCAGGAAGACATGGCCAAGGAGCTCATGGGTGTCTATAAGCTGCATAACGTGAATCCGTTTGCGTCATGCTTGCCGACCATAATTCAGCTTGTGGTTTTTATTTCACTCTTTCATGTGCTTTCCGCAGGCATGAAGACGGTCGATGTAGGCATACTCTACCCATTCGTCCGTGATCCGGGTGTGATCAGCCACATGTTCCTTGGCATGAACCTGAGTGTGGTTTCTATTCCGCTTGGTATCTTGTCCGCCGCCATGCAGTACCTGCAGGCCAGGCAGATGGTAGGCAAGCGACCGCCCAAGGCCGTGCTTCAGGGCCCAGAAGGTTCGCAGGCCATGGACGAGGACATGACGGCCACGATGAACCGAATGACTCTGATCATGCTCCCTATTATGATGTTGATCATGGGCGTGACCACGCTTCCAGGCGGCACGACGCTCTATATCTTTGTGAGCGCCCTCATTACCTACGGAATCTACGAGTTTTTCCTGAAACCGCCCGCTCCGAGCGGTCCGGTGGTGGAGGTCCTGCCGGCTCCGCCCAAAACCTAA